DNA from Leptospira harrisiae:
GGATATAATAATAAAAATGCTAACTCAGGAAACTCTGAAAAAAGGAACGAATATGAGATTCCAGTTAAACAAAATATACAAAGAATATGAAATTGTAAAATAAACTTTGATGAGCGATAGTTCTTTAGTAGAAGAAAGAAAAAACACGGAATTAAAAAGGGGATAAATCTAAATATATCCGGATCCCAATAATAACGCCCTAATTTATAATAATTAACAGCTAGGGAATTAAAAAAGGAAGCAACCCCTATCCAATAAGCAAGCCAGCCCAACAATCTAATATCATATCTTTCAATATCAATTTTCCGATTAAAAACTAGTTTGATAGATATCGATAAAATCGAGAGGTTAAAAATTGTTTGATAAAATGTTTTAATATGTAACTGCGTTTGCGAAACAAAGATTAAAGTTCTTCCAAAAACTAAAAAAAGAATAAGAACAAAAAGATTCTTTATTACAAAATTCATTTTCGTTGTAGTATAAGGGAATCAAAATGGGTAATTTTCCTTCTTTCCCTATTCCAATTGCTGTTTAAACGTAAATCAAAATTAATATTAAATTTCTTTTCCCAAATCTCTTGCGGAAATTCGTAATTTACAAGTTTATTATCCTGCCAGTAAAGATACAATATTCTCTTAAATCGGCTTTCTAAAACTATTTGTTCAACTTGCTCCCAATCTTTTTGTGAATAAATGGTGATCTGGGGATACTCTAAATAAGTAATTCCCATCAGATAAGATGTAGAAAGCCCTCGATGAACTATCAAATCCGGATTAATTTGAGAAATTGCATTCGAGTATTCCTGAGATATTTTTGCAGCTCCACTCCAATGTTTAATTGCGCGCAGATTGGATTTGTAACTAAAATACAGAACAGTAAGACCCAAAAAAACAAATGTCAAACTCGCTATTTTCGAATTTAAAAAAGACTTCTCTGCGTTATAGTTTTTAAAAATCCAGAGGAAAAAACCTATAGATATCAAATACACACCACTTTCATAATAACGCAATCCTAGAATATCAACGCCAGCTCGATAAGGTGAAATAAATGGAAGCAAAAGTATAAAAAAATATCCTGCGATCAAATATTCATTTAACTTCTCACTTTTCGATTTTAGAAAATAATAAAATACAAAAGGACTAACAAATAAGAAAGCAAATGGATAAGCTTTGAAAAGACCTATTTTATATTCAGACCCCCAGAGATCTGCAACCCAATTATTTAGATAACCAGAAAGCTTTAAAATAGCCGTATCTTGAAGTGTATTCCAACCTCTCATGCCCATGATATGACCATATATGCTCATATTCCAATAAGAAAAGGCTAACGTACTCAAGAAAGAAACAACGCCAATACTAAACAATATTCTAAAATTTTTACCAGATTTTATATTCTTTATAAAATTTATAAAGAATAATATAAGTAAGGCCAAAGTAGATTCAGGTCTTAATTGAAAATTAAGCGACAGGCAAACACCCGATAAAAAAACAAAAAAGTATAAACTGAAATTGTCAGCAGCGAAACATCGTCTGTAAAATAATAGCGATAAAATCAATAAAGCGTTTGTTAATGTAAGTTCGGAATAATCTAATGAAGATAAAAATACTGGAGTGAAAAAGTGAATAAATAAAGTCGCACATCCACTTTGGCTAACCGATAAACCTAGATTTTTAAATAACAAGAAAAGAAAAACGACATTCATTAAGAAAAAACATATAGGGAAATAAGTAACAAAAGAAAACGAGGTAACTTTTGCCAGAATTGCATGAAGAACTGGCATTAAAATTGGATATTGAAAAAAACATGTATTGTTTGATGTAAAAAAAGCCCAGGGGTAACCTAACGGGATGCTTTCCGGAAGAAAGCCCTTTGTTCCGGCGGGAAAAAAGCATTGAAGGGAATATTGCGAAAAACCTTCTTTATAAAAAGCAAAAGTTTGGTAGTATTTGATTTGTGGATCGCTACCGATTGCCACGTTAGGTTGATTCCACCTGTATTTATAATATACAGGAATCATAGCTAAAAGAAAAAAAACTATGAATAAAATACTTACTTGAAGGCGAATTCTCATTCTAATAAACAGTTAATCTCTTTTTAAGATGTGAGCTGCAAGTGCATTGATTCCAAATAAAAAAACGACAAGACCCGAAGTAGAAATTACAATTAGCTCCCTCTCAAAATTTAAAAATTGAAACTTACCGGCACTCCACTTCCACAACAAATAAATGAACATAGCTGCCACTAAGGCAAACCCAGATACTAAAACAAAAAAAAGTCTATCCTCGCTCCAATTTAGTATTCTAGAGTAAACTCCCTCCACCATACTTTGTTTAGTTGCAATCTGAAGACCAATGTTCCAAATGCTAATCCCAATGATTGCTGCAAAAGAAAGTAAAACAAGAGAATGTATTCCATATATTCTGAAGCCGTAAAACTCCCATATACCGCCAATAAACAATCCGCAAACTAATTGACTAAAAGCCAAAAGCAATACGATAAAGCCTGTCTTCTGAAAAAAATAAGGTGCATAAAATAGAATTCTAAGTAAATGCCTCATCCCATCTCGCCATGTTTTTAAATGAGGTGTTCTCCCTGGTTTATCAGGATAGAGAGAAACAGGTTCATGTTCCATCTTAGCACCTTGTCTCAATGCTTTGATCAACATTTCAGAGGCAAACTCCATCCCTTTACTGCGAACATCCCAACTCAGATAACTACTCTTTTTGAAGCAGCGAAATCCGGAATTACTATCACGAATTTTAAATTCCTTAGCATATAAGCGATTAATAATCCAATTAATTACTGGTGTGCCGAGATACCTATGTAGAAGTGGCATAGCACCTTTATGAATAGTGCCATCTAATCGAGACCCTATTACCATATCCGCACCGCTTGAAATTAACTTTAAAATTAACTTTGGCGATTCTAAAAAATCATAAGTGTCATCCGCATCGGCAAATACAATAATTTCACCTTTTGCATTACGGATTCCTGAATCTAGAGCGGCACCATACCCTTTTACGGGACAACTTTCTACTCTGGCTCCCAAACTCTTTGCAAATTCCTGAGAGCCATCGTCACTCCCGTTATCTGATACCAAAATTTCTAATTCAAGTTTGTCTTTGAGTTCTTCTTTTACAGATTTACATTTTTCAAGAACAAAGGGTAAGGTTTTTCGTTCATTTAAACAAGGTATAACAATTGTAACTACTGGCTTTTCCATATATAACTAAATCACACAATCTAAATCTTTTTTAATACAAGAATCATACTTTGACCAAATGGCAATGGCAAATAATCCAACCATGCAATAAACGGAATGAGACTATTCATAATTAGAGCATCTTGTTTTTTGATTGCCTTTTGATTCAAAAGCTTCATTTTAACGAGCCAACCTATCGCTCCAATTGGATTGAAATATGATTTTTCTAACCATTTCACTCTAAAACCTTTTTCTAATGAATTTTCCCATCTCTTTATATCTTTTCGTGAATACCGTCGGAAGTGACCAATTTTTTTATCAAAGGATGAATATAGTATTGGAAGTGCAGGAACCACTGATACGAAAAAACCACCCTTCTTCAATAATTTTAAAGAATGATTTAAAACAGCTGTATCATCGGGTATATGTTCCATTACGTTTGATGAGTATATACAATCATACTGATTCCAATTTTTTACAGAGAAAATGTTTTGGCCAACCTTCTGAATATTTAAATTCGATTTGAAGCGCTTTTTTAAAATTGAATAATTTTCCTTTGATAAGTCATACACCTCAACAGGAAAATTCTCAGATACGATTGATGCGATTGTTCCGGTTCCGGCGCCAATCTCTAGATTTCTCTGACCCAAATAATCTAAAATTTTACTTGTAATCCAACGATTGTAAGTTTCTGCTTCTTCTATCGTTTCAAGAGTCTCAATTCCTTCGCCTTCAAGCGAATAACTAAAGTCATTTGAAACAAAAGAATCTTGTTTTCTTAAAAAAACAAATTGATCATAGGTGACAAAGTTGATCAAAATTACGAATCCGATGCTAACAAAAGATGAAGACAACCATCCGAAACCAACAAATATCATAATCGCAAAAATTATAATGCGTATCAAAATACTCCAAAATGAGACAATATGGAATTGAATAAGTTTCGGGAAAAAATCTTCCCACCCCTCCAACCAGGTAATAAATTTATGCAGAGGATATGAAAATAGCAGAGCTAATTCTAGTGCAAAAAGATTCCCAAGATTTTTTTGCCAAAACCCTTCACTAAAAAATATATATGTAAATATCCATCGAGCCATCCAAGCATTGATCCAGAAAACAAGGACGCCAACCAATAGATACCGATAATGTCTACCTTCAAATAATGAAAATAACCGTTTCCACATTTTAGAATAAAATATTACAACCAGTTTGCGGATTTAGGTATATATGCTTCAGGCATTGTTTTCTTAAAGAAATTAATCTTAGACGCAAACAAATTAAAATAAAATATATGCCTTAGAGCAGCAATCCCATCCTTCCATGTTATTTTTTTTCCTTCTAAGTAATTTCTAGGATAATAGGAAATTGGAAATTCTTGAACGCGAATTTTCAACCTAGCTAGCTTTGCGGTAATTTCAGGCTCAAAACCAAAACGGTTGGATTCCAGATTAATGTTTTGTATGATATCTGATCGGAACACTTTGTAACAAGTTTCCATATCGGTCAAATAAAGACCGCTTAGAAAATTAGATAAAATCGTCAGAAAGCGATTCACTAGATAGTGAAATGTTCGATGGACTTGTCTTCCATCTTTTTTGAATCTAGACCCAAAAACTACATCAGCCTTGTTTATCAAAATAGGATTTACTAACATAGCTATCTCATCCATGTCGTATTCGAAATCGGCATCTTGCACAAGAATGATATCTCCACTTGCTTCATGGATACCTCTGCGAAGAGCCGCACCTTTTCCTTGATTTTCAGTTTGCTGTAGTATTTTTACATGTCGAGTTTGGAAGGAGAAATTCTCAAGAATTGAAAATGAATGGTCTTTCGAACAATCATCGACAAACACAAGCTCCTTTTCAGAAGGGAGAATGAGTTTATCAATACGTGCTAAAAACTCTTCTAGGTGAGAGGCTTCGTTGTAGATCGGAATGATGAGGGAAATAAGTAATTTTGGTGTGCCGGTTGCTTTCTTTTTTGCCTTCGGAAGTGCCATGCGGATATAAGACCATATCGTATCCGCAGGGCAAGCGAATATTCAAAAAATGGGCTGATTAAAATTTGAGAAGAGAGTGGGCCAACCACAATGAATTCGTTTTTCTGAAAACCTAACGCAAATTGGAGGGGAATGGATCATAGCCCAAAATACAAAGATTCTAAAATCTAAGCCAGCCTATAGGGAAGCTAATAAAAAGGGTAACAAAACAAAGATTTGATTATGCCGACCCTTGCTGGTGCAGACAAGGTAAATTGTCGACGAAGGATGGCGAAAGTCTTTCGCATCTTAAATACAAAAAACAACCACCTGATAACAGGAATTAAGGTGGTGGGTAAAGGTCGGTAGAAATTGAGCAAATGTCACTTAGTTTTATATTTTCGTAAACCAAGTAAACCGTGAATTGCAGTAAGAATCAGTGCGTAAAGAAAAGACAGTTTTTCCCGGTTTTTTAACATTCGAAAATGAGCCAACATCACTTTTTTCTTGTTAGATGTTGCTGCGCCACGACGAACCCGGTACTGTGCTAAAATCTCAGAATTGGCAAAGGCAAGTTTCCCTTCCCTCAGAATATCTAACCAAAGCGCATAATCATCTCGAAGGCTTTTTAAGGAAGGATCGAAGTATTTTTTCCCAACACTTGGTACATGATAGATTGCAGTAAGTAAACCGACTCGATTGTAATGTAACAAATTAGCGTATGTGTATGATTTGGATTTCACTAAAAATGGCTCACAAAATTCAAATCCGTTTTCATCAATAATTCGATAAGAAGCAAAAGAAAAAGGCGAATGATTCTTTTCCATAAAAGGGATCATTTTTTCTAAAAAATCTGGTTCCCAAAGATCATCTGCATCTAAAAAAGCGATGTATTCTCCTGTTGCTAATTTAATACCCGTATTACGGGTATCAGCTGATCCAGAATTTTTTTCCTTTTGAATAAAACGAATTCGTGAATCTGACTTTGCAATTTTTTGAGCTAGAACTGGAGTTTGATCTTTGGAACAATCATCAACGAGTAGAAGTTCCCAGTCCTGAAAACTTTGATTTAACAAAGATTTTACAGAATCCTCTAAATAAGAAACTGCGTTATAGGCGGGCATGATAACTGAAACTTTTGGCATAATTAGAACTTAAAAACCCAGACTAATAAAACTAAAGAAAAAGAAAAGTCAGAATTACTGCGCAGATTGTTTGTTAATAAATTTTTCTGCACAATCGAGAGCTTCTTCAATGATATTGTGCATATCTAAATATCGATAGGTTGCAAGGCGCCCAAGGAATGTAACATTAGATAAACGAGTTACTTCTAACTCATATTCTTTCAATATTTTCATATCAGAATCCAGACGTTTCGGGTAATATGGGATGTCCCTCTCTTCCGTTTCCTTACTGTACTCTTCAAAATAGATGGTTTTTTCGTGTGTTTCCCATGGAGTAAAATGTTTATGTTCATGAACCCGAGTAAAAGGTACTTTTTCATCAGCATAGTTCATAACTGGATTGCCTTGGTAGTCTCCCTCAGCACGATGTTCTTTAAAATAGACCGTTCGGTAACCCAACCTCCCATGCCGAAAAGAAAAATAAGCATCAATGGGGCCTGTATAAAATATATGATCATAACCCAAAGTGGAATCAGACTCGCCAAAAAAACGTTTCCCTAACTGGATTTTTATATTTGGATGGTTAAACATATTTTGGATGACAGAAGTATAACCATCTACAGGAATTCCTTGAAATACATCGTTATAATAGTTATCATCATAATTAAATCGAACAGGTAATCTTTTTAAAATTGATGCAGGTAGATTCCGCGGTTCTGTCCCCCATTGTTTTTTGGTATAACCGTAAAAAAATGCCTTATACAATTCCTCACCAACAAACTTCTTTGCTTGGTCTTCAAACGTTTTTGGATCTTCAATCGAAGAATCACCTTTGGACTTTATCCAATTTTTTGCTTCTTCTGGACCAAATGCCTTTCCGAAAAATTGATTGATCGTATGTAAATTAATCGGCATGGAATAGACCTGACCCAAATAAACCGACTTCACCCGATTGACAAATGGTCGGAATGTTCCAAATGTATTAACATAGTTCCAAACTTTTTCATTACTGGTATGAAAGATATGCGGTCCATAACGATGCACCATCACATTGGTTTCAGTATCCCTTTCCGTATGACAATTTCCACCAATATGGTTTCTCTCATCGATCACATCGATTGTATAATTTCCAGTTTTGGCAAGTGTATTGGCAATGACGGCACCAGAAAACCCAGCACCAACAATTAATATTTTTTTCATAAAACTCGATTTGGTAATATTCTTAAAAATTGGAAGATAAGAGCCTTTAATAAAAAACGAAGTTTCACATTAATAAACGAAATTAGCTTAAGGAAACTAGAAGTAGATTCTAAACTACATTTGGAGCCTAAATACAGAACAATATGTTTCCACTGAGACTCAGTCCAAGAAATAGAAATTAATTTTTCAATAAAACGATTGGAGTACATTTTTCCTTCATGAAACACCAAACGACATTCTCTTGCGAATTCAATATCTGTATCTAAAAATTTGGCCATAATTTGTTCAAGCTCGGCAACGCCCCTACCCACATTTTTAGTCGACAGACCACCAAGTGAATAATGAACCACCGACTCCTTCAACTGGCGACCAAAATATCCTTTTTGTATAACACGAAACATAAAATCGACATCCGCTGAATATTTGTATTGAATATTAAATCCACCTAATTTCGTATAAATGGATTTTTTGCAAAGATAAGCCTGATGATTGGAAGGATTTCCAACAAAATAATCGAAATCAGTTAATGTTTTTGGTCTCCAAACTTTCAAACCAAATAACATACTGGCTGAACCACAAACATAATCGCATTTTTCATCTACGGTAGATTTTACCAATTTTTCTAATGCATATTCATCTAAAAAATAATCGTCTGCATTGAGAAAAAGAATCCATTCACCCTTGGCCAAAGGAAGAGTTCGGTTCATCGCATCATAAACACCAGAATCACTTCCTGAGTAAAAACTAATCTGGCTTTTAACCGCTTCTAGTCGTTCCACAGTTCGATCTGTACTCAATCCATCCCAAACGAGAACTTCAAAATTAACGTTTTTTTGGGACAAAGCAGAATGGATGGTTCTTAAAATCGTATCTTCCGCATTACGAACTACGGTGATGATTGTCACTAAAGGTTTTTTAGATATCATAGACCTTCACTTAACATTTGGTATATGCGAATATGTTCATCAGCACATTGATCCCAAGAAAATTTCTTCACTTGTTTGTATCCTTTTTGAACCAATTCATTACGAGTTTTTCCAGAATCTATAAGTTCCAACAATTTGGATTCTAAATCAAATATGTCCTGAGGATCAAAGAAAGCGGCTGCATCTCCTGTAACCTCATGGAATACATCAATCCCACTGCAAAGAACAGGGCAACCCACAGACATTGCCTCTAGTAATGGGATTCCAAATCCTTCATACAAAGAAGGATAAACAAATAACTTTGCATTTTCATAAAAATTTGCTAGTGAAGATTCGGAAGTAAAAGAAACTTGGTGAACCCATTCATTTAGTTTATATTTTTGTATCCATTTTTTTTCAGAAGAAGAAAACTTACCTCCACCAGCACAAACCAAATGAATTTTTCTAGACTTGGATAACTGATAAAATGCATCCAAAAGTAATTTAAAATTTTTATAATCGGCACGGTTCCCAACAAACAATATATAGTCCTCAAATGGAAGAGACCTGGACGTTCTTTGTTCCCGAGAAAGATCTCCTGCTAAATAAACCACAGAAACTTTTTTTTCTGGAATATTTTGATATAACTTCAATAAGTCTTTTTTAGTGGTTTCTGAAATACATATGATATGTGCTGCTGCCTCACATAAATCCTTTCTATTTTTAAGTATAAAATTCGAAGACCCATAGTATTCAGGAAAAAGTTCATGTACACAATCATAAACAGTAATTACCATCTTCGTTCGACTGGCTTCTAAACTAGGCAAATAATAACTCTGAAAGTATGTCGGATGAAATACAGAATACTTATTGTTTACTAAAGATTCATTCACATTCGAATTTAGATTTTCAATTTGATTCCGAAGACTTCGTTTCAAAATTCCACTTTCTCTTTTAGTAAAAAATTCGGGAATCGGCTGGCGAAAAAAAACAAATACAAAACAAATCCACCGATAGATTGTAAAAATGGAGAAAAAGCCAGGCAAATTTACCTGGTTTCTGGAAATAGGATCTCTTAAAATTCCCTTTGCATAATCTTCTACAGAAACAGAAGTATCAAAATTGATATTAAGTTCCTTCAATCTGCGTATTGTTTCTAAAAAAATTTTAGAAATTCCGCCAAATCTATTTTGGAAAAAAATTTGATGATCAAACAATACTTTCATTAAACTTTTGATACGCTGTTTTAGTTAAACTTGCAGTATGTTTCCAAGAAAATGTTTTGGACCGACTAAGCGCTTTTAAAGATAATGCTTTCCTAAGTTCACTATCGCCAAGCATTTTCTCCATGTTTGTCACTATCGAATTCAGATTATATGGATCTGTATACAGCCCAGCATCACCTACTACTTCTGGTAAGGACGATACATTAGAAACAAGGATAGGTAAACCGCACTGCATTGCTTCAAGCGGCGGCAACCCAAAACCTTCATAAAAGGAAAGGTAAACGAAAAATTTTGCTCCAGAATAAATGAATGATAATTTTTCATCCGGAACAAATCCGAGAAAAACAACTTTCTCTTGAAATGAATTGGGAAACTCCTTAGAAATTTCCTCCAAATTCTCACCCCAACCTTTTCCACCTAACAAAACTAATTTTAAATTTGGATTTGTCTTTAGACTAGGTAAACTTAAAAAAGCCCGTATAATTGATTTTAAATTCTTTCTAGGTTCCAAAGTTGCCACACTCAGAACGTAATCACCATCACTTAAATTATACTGCTTTAATTCTTTCACCAAAAGATCCCGAGATTCAATTTGGTAAAAAAAATGAGAAGCAGCAAGAGGAGTAACAGTAATCTGCTTATCACTCAAACCCAAATCAGATTCCAAAAGATCAACTTTACTATGTTCTGAAATTGTAATGATATTTGTATCCCGGGTTAAATCCCGAATCAATTTCCAAACAACATCATCTTTATTTCCGATAAAGAATTCAGGATATTTAATAGAAATTAAATCATAGATGGTTATGACTTTCGAAATTTTTGAATTCTGAATGTATTTGGGAATTGGAAGAAAGGTGCTATGGAAAACAAACTGATTGGAAAGAAAATCATTAGGAATTGGATAAAGATAACTAGATAGACCAAACAACAGAAGAAAAGGATAGCTAAAAAGTTTGTAGAAAAGAAGCAGGATTGATGAAAGTTTTGGAAATTTTTTTAGATCCAACTGTTTGTAAATCAAAAGATAAATTTGGAACAATTTATCTTTTGATTTGTTGGACGAATCAGGAATCAGAAGTTGATTTTTGGGTAAGTTTATGTTTTGATTTTTTAAATAAACTTTGAGATCCGTAATATTTCCGTGAATCGAAGTTAGGTATAAGTCAATCTCCGGATCGTTTATAAACTGGAATAACAAATTCTCAATAACGCGAAAAATTCCAGTTTTGGCCTTATTGCTACGCACAGACCAAGCAAGAACGGATACATCAAAGATAAGCTTCAAATTCTAAAAACTCTTTTTGGTTTGAAGGAATGTCTAATTCACTAAAAAGGTATTCCATTTCTACAAGATCTGTTATAACAAAACTTTTTTTTACATGTTCATTAAAACAAATTATTTTTTTGATTTTACCCTGCTCTAACGAAAAAATCTGAATCATTCTTTCGCCATAAGGCAACCATACATATTTTTTTATATAACTTAACTGATCACTCATATTTAACGATACACAATTCCAAGTAAAAAACTATAAAACCTAATTAGTATTTTAAAAACAACATTACCTCGAATTGTAGGAAATCGGTCCGCTAACCGATAATTTGCGTAATGAAATAACCAGTGTTTGGATGTTTTTCCAACCACCCTCTTCTGCATTTGAATGATCTCACTATGTACTTTTAAGTTTTGGCTGGTTTTTGTATTTTCATGAATTCTTGTACATGCCAAAACTTCAGGCAAAAAATAGAATGAATTATTTTTGGCGATTCGTAACCAATATTCGTAGTCCATACAGAATCCAAGAGATTCATTCAAAAAACCAACAGAAGACAAAACTTCTTTTTTTAAAAAAACTGTAGGTTGGCAAATGATACAATAATCTATCAAACGTTCCAAGGAAAATGGTTCAATAGGGTAAACTTCTATGAGTTTGTCTTCTTTATCAATGTGCAATCCAATTCCAAATAGGCCAATTTCCTCTCTTTCACTCAAAGACTTGTATGCTTTACTCAGTGCGTTCGGAAGATAAATATCATCAGAATTTAACCAAGCGATGACAGAGCCAACTGCAAGTTTCCACCCTTTGTTTATGGCATGTGTTTGCCCATTGTCCTTTTCGGATACCCAACGATAGCTGATGCCAAGACAGTTTGTATTTTGATTACCATGATTTTTTACCGTTCGAAACGATAGCTCACCATACCTGCCACTCAATTCACCTGCTTGAATCAAATTTGCATATTTTTGTATGATACTAACCGAGTTATCTTTCGATCCCCCGTCCATCACGACTAAGTCAATATAAAATGTTCCAAACTGTGTTACTATAGAATTTAGTGTCCGCTCAATAAACTCACCTTGGTTATAAGAAGGAGTGACAATGGAGATGATTTTAGATGCTTCAATTTCTTTCATACGATTTTAGTTTCAATCAAAAGGATAAAATTGTGGTTTATGCCAATCCCAGATTCTTTCAGGGGTATCATTAATATCACCACCTCTGATATTCCACAATTGGGTATTCTTTGAGACAGCCGCAGAGAATTGTACCAAAAACGATATAATTATTAGAAACAAGAAACTTACTTTAAATATGTAAGAATGGTTAAATCTCTTAATAGTGAAACATAGCAGTAGTCCAAAAAAAGGCACAACATCTGTCATAAATCTAGGACCGACAGAATGACCTGCCCACCAATGTGGAAATGTTGAAATCACAAATATATGCGAACAAATAATGGAGACCGCAAGAAAAATCAACGAATCATTTCGCCGTTTAACAAAAAAAAATGCAAGGAAGGCAAACAAAAGAAAGGGAGACCAAATAAAAAATCCTCTATTGGGACTAAAAAGATTTCCAATGACTGCAGTTTTCAAAAGGTTAAAATTTACAGACAATCTAGCAGTACGATAGTAAGGATGCACAAAGTCACCAAAAACCCAATAATTGAACAAGAAAAATGATGCCATGGCAAGAATAACAGCTAAACCGTAATTTAATCTCTCTTTTCGAAAATTAAATAATACGAATAAAGAAATCAAAAAAAGAGAAATTATATTTGTTGGTCGCACTGCATAGGCAAAAACCAAAACAATTCCCAACAGTGGAAGAATACGTTTATTCCTACGTAAAGAATAAACCAACAAAAATAAAGAAAGCGATATTAAAAGTATACTTCCTGAATGTTGCCACAAAGCACGACTTGCAGATGTAAACAAAGGAGTGCATAACCCCATTGATATAGTTAGAAGCGCTGCCCAGCGACGGGAAACGAAAAAGCAAAACAAAATATACAAGAAATAAAGTGCAACTATAACCAAAACGGATGCACAAAGTAATTCAATATGCTTATGATAGCGAAAAAATAAAAATTCACTTAAAAATGGCTTAATAGCGCCAATGATAGGAAGCACTAAAAAAGTAATACCATAAGGAAAGTAATTATAATAATGCCCATTAATTTTAATCGCAGCATATGAGTCTTTCAAACCATAAGTGATAAATTCATCTAAATTTACATTAAATTCAGTCAAAATACTCAAGCAGGTCGGAATTATCCAAAACGAATCATGCGTACCCATAGGTCTCGTTAGCATAAAAAGTAAAAATACGAGCCCAAGACCAAATATAACCCAAATATGTTTTTTAAATTTTTTTAACATGAGAACCGACTAAATGCAAGATGCAACACAAATCCAAAGTATATAGATAACTCATATTCTACAAGTGACCAAACACTCTTTTATCATAATTGCCTATATGTCTTTCCAACAAAATAAACAAAACAATATCGGGCTTAGAGTTAAATAATTCGCCATAATTGATTGATTTCTCGTTTTGAACAAAATTCCATGTATCCACTTCGTTAAACTGAAAGCGAAAAAATTCTACCATAGGATAAAAATAAGAATCATGAATCACTAAAATCTTTAATTTTTTTTGTCTTTTTTCTAAAATCTGCTTCGGCAAGAAAATATACTCATCATCAAGAAAAAATTTGGAAAGTGATAAATATTCGGCAATGTCTCGACCAGACGATCTCATATGAACCAAGTTAAAATCTTCTTCTGAGAGAAGGTCCACCTTTCGATCATTGCCATTCATCTTGGAAAATAATTTTTGTGCGGCAATGAATGCTGCCACAGAATTCCAATGGGTATCTGTTTTATAATAAACATCATCCTTGTGTTTTCTAGAA
Protein-coding regions in this window:
- a CDS encoding glycosyltransferase family 39 protein: MLKKFKKHIWVIFGLGLVFLLFMLTRPMGTHDSFWIIPTCLSILTEFNVNLDEFITYGLKDSYAAIKINGHYYNYFPYGITFLVLPIIGAIKPFLSEFLFFRYHKHIELLCASVLVIVALYFLYILFCFFVSRRWAALLTISMGLCTPLFTSASRALWQHSGSILLISLSLFLLVYSLRRNKRILPLLGIVLVFAYAVRPTNIISLFLISLFVLFNFRKERLNYGLAVILAMASFFLFNYWVFGDFVHPYYRTARLSVNFNLLKTAVIGNLFSPNRGFFIWSPFLLFAFLAFFFVKRRNDSLIFLAVSIICSHIFVISTFPHWWAGHSVGPRFMTDVVPFFGLLLCFTIKRFNHSYIFKVSFLFLIIISFLVQFSAAVSKNTQLWNIRGGDINDTPERIWDWHKPQFYPFD
- a CDS encoding DHHW family protein codes for the protein MKEKFNIIEEAFERKFPARNLMIQKYNYFLWFVLNSSPKRTVLKGQNDWLFIFLGQGANGRDYSFNESDFLAYSHGIKKLENLCNSNNIKFYSAIVPEKFNIYPEELKATDLSTIKKDKYFRIYNELSKSANKTVFFHEELISRKHKDDVYYKTDTHWNSVAAFIAAQKLFSKMNGNDRKVDLLSEEDFNLVHMRSSGRDIAEYLSLSKFFLDDEYIFLPKQILEKRQKKLKILVIHDSYFYPMVEFFRFQFNEVDTWNFVQNEKSINYGELFNSKPDIVLFILLERHIGNYDKRVFGHL